One genomic segment of Anaerobiospirillum thomasii includes these proteins:
- a CDS encoding AAA family ATPase, whose protein sequence is MSVPSRPRRFGKTLNMSMIKAFCELDYKTPGDTSYQQKLFIDNGRNLAVAQDEYKELRDKVMGQVPVIYVSFKGIEGLCFKEAIVEFLRVIYEVYSNYSFLKNSKILAADDLYRFTDIDYFCKAEYKNLSDPIKLDQAVSFCKSFISILAILLHKEFNRQVLIIIDEYDVPLQKAVVAKEPYYDEMLSIIRSISISVFKQQGNPWLYKGIVTGCLKIAHQSIFTDANNFTTFNVNDELYSSFFGFTQDETENILCDFGLESKRDEIKKWYNGYRFGNDYVYCPWSLMEYCAASKRNGSNEPKPFWVNTSGNDIITLYTKNSIEANDADNTQKLQDLMDGNSVLIKLSEFSVYPDITKGMEFDTFCTMMLQTGYVTFDENSKLKGMVSVKIPNYEVRQAFETKFSYLYSNNNDSWKDEGFKLLDALMGNDIDKAQAIINSVLRIYISIRHSGSEQYYHGLMQGLLISAAQKNNIKVLDESESGIGYSDIILKDFMYKRAIILEFKRAGDEDLCLRTANEATEQIIKKRYADLFDTQYTQVYGIGIGFCRKYCEISSLGNIAKRAMS, encoded by the coding sequence ATCTCCGTTCCCTCCCGACCTCGCCGCTTTGGCAAAACCTTAAATATGTCCATGATTAAGGCCTTTTGTGAGCTTGACTATAAAACCCCTGGGGATACCTCCTATCAGCAAAAACTCTTTATAGACAATGGCCGTAATCTTGCTGTAGCTCAGGATGAGTATAAAGAGCTTCGTGATAAGGTTATGGGACAGGTGCCTGTTATCTATGTGTCTTTTAAAGGTATTGAAGGCCTTTGTTTTAAAGAAGCCATAGTCGAATTTTTAAGAGTTATTTATGAGGTATATTCTAATTACTCTTTTTTAAAAAACAGCAAGATTTTAGCCGCTGATGATTTATATAGATTTACTGATATTGATTATTTTTGTAAAGCTGAATATAAAAACTTATCTGATCCTATTAAGTTAGATCAGGCTGTTTCTTTCTGTAAATCTTTTATAAGCATTCTTGCAATTCTTTTACATAAAGAATTTAATAGACAGGTATTAATTATTATAGATGAGTATGATGTGCCACTGCAAAAGGCTGTTGTGGCTAAAGAGCCTTACTATGATGAAATGCTCTCCATCATAAGAAGTATAAGCATATCTGTCTTTAAACAGCAGGGTAATCCATGGCTGTATAAGGGCATTGTCACTGGCTGTTTAAAAATTGCTCATCAAAGTATCTTTACTGATGCTAATAACTTTACCACTTTTAATGTCAACGATGAGCTTTACTCATCCTTTTTTGGTTTTACACAGGATGAGACAGAGAACATCCTATGTGACTTTGGACTAGAGTCAAAAAGAGATGAGATTAAAAAGTGGTATAACGGTTACAGATTTGGCAATGATTATGTCTATTGCCCGTGGTCTTTAATGGAGTACTGCGCCGCATCAAAACGCAACGGCAGTAATGAGCCAAAGCCTTTTTGGGTTAACACCTCAGGCAATGACATTATCACTCTGTATACAAAAAACTCAATTGAGGCCAATGATGCTGACAATACACAAAAGCTACAGGATTTAATGGATGGTAATTCAGTTTTAATAAAACTCTCTGAATTTAGTGTTTATCCTGATATTACAAAAGGTATGGAGTTTGATACCTTTTGTACCATGATGCTGCAAACAGGCTATGTCACCTTTGATGAAAATTCAAAACTCAAAGGAATGGTCAGCGTTAAAATACCAAACTATGAGGTAAGGCAAGCCTTTGAGACTAAATTCTCTTACTTATATTCTAATAACAATGATAGCTGGAAAGATGAGGGTTTTAAGCTTTTAGATGCACTGATGGGCAATGATATTGACAAGGCTCAGGCTATTATAAACTCTGTTCTGAGAATCTATATAAGTATAAGACACTCAGGCTCTGAGCAATACTATCATGGCTTGATGCAGGGTCTTTTAATTAGCGCTGCACAAAAGAACAATATTAAGGTACTAGATGAGAGCGAGAGCGGTATTGGTTATAGCGATATTATACTTAAAGATTTTATGTATAAAAGAGCTATAATCCTGGAGTTTAAACGCGCTGGCGATGAAGATCTATGCCTTAGGACAGCTAATGAGGCCACAGAGCAGATTATTAAAAAAAGATATGCAGATCTTTTTGATACACAGTATACACAGGTATATGGTATAGGTATTGGCTTTTGTAGAAAATACTGTGAGATATCATCTCTTGGCAATATTGCAAAACGGGCTATGTCTTAA